One Setaria viridis chromosome 5, Setaria_viridis_v4.0, whole genome shotgun sequence genomic region harbors:
- the LOC117856502 gene encoding transcription factor PCF7 gives MHVALTPVATSSCRIVAALARARLKLEEDKNQLSKGLDPWGNNPTATTSTLHYLLQEKERAQAQEQLQIYHQQGFSYLQHHRRQQQSRAAGAGGDGVSSGESTPVDALATAFGSGRIVRSAAGRKDRHSKVCTARGLRDRRVRLAAHTAIRFYDVQDRLGYDRPSKAVDWLIRNAKNAIDELPDRAEAPPAAEAADAAAEPAEQVTSTSYGFGNPGGAIGGVSAGSFVPHSVGADGVSGNVKSLFPSSSTASTTPAHDEYRGSPPDLLSRTTSSQPQELCLTLQSNQHQIFSHQGMISGAGVPGWPEHGQRMPPWHASESGAGDGRGAGNGDGYMFGAQPRQGLEHQSQLFSQGEPLQSSGGWASSARTWLDPLAAIHQPAAMAGQIGFSHLVGAGGGFMGFLAPAAAQRLQSEEEQGSEAMRE, from the exons ATGCACGTCGCGCTCACCCCCGtcgccacctcctcctgccGAATTGTCGCGGCCCTAGCTCGTGCCCGG CTCAAGCTGGAGGAGGACAAGAACCAGTTGTCCAAGGGCTTGGACCCTTGGGGCAACAACcctaccgccaccaccagcacccTGCACTACCTGCTCCAGGAGAAGGAGAGAGCGCAGGCGCAGGAGCAGCTCCAGATCTACCACCAGCAAGGATTCAGCTACCTCCAGCACCACCGGAGGCAGCAGCAGTCGAGGGCAGCTGGAgcgggcggcgatggcgtcAGCAGCGGCGAGTCGACGCCCGTGGACGCCCTGGCGACCGCATTCGGGAGCGGCCGCATCGTGCGGTCCGCAGCCGGGCGCAAGGACCGCCACAGCAAGGTGTGCACGGCGCGCGGGCTGCGCGACCGCCGCGTCCGCCTCGCCGCGCACACGGCCATCCGGTTCTACGACGTGCAAGACCGGCTAGGCTATGACCGCCCCAGCAAAGCCGTCGACTGGCTCATCCGCAACGCCAAGAACGCCATCGACGAGCTCCCGGACCGGGCAGAGGCGCCGCCTGCCGCGGAGGCTGCAGATGCCGCCGCGGAGCCGGCCGAGCAGGTGACCTCGACGTCCTACGGGTTCGGCAACCCCGGTGGCGCCATCGGCGGTGTGTCCGCCGGCTCGTTCGTTCCGCATTCAGTCGGCGCCGATGGCGTCTCCGGCAACGTCAAGTCTTTATTCCCCTCGTCGTCGACAGCCAGCACCACCCCCGCCCACGACGAGTACAGGGGCTCGCCGCCAGACCTCCTGTCGCGCACGACCAGCAGCCAGCCGCAGGAGCTTTGCCTCACCCTCCAGTCCAACCAGCACCAGATCTTCAGCCATCAAGGTATGATCTCTGGTGCAGGCGTCCCAGGCTGGCCGGAGCACGGCCAGAGAATGCCGCCGTGGCATGCCTCGGAGAGCGGCGCGGGagacggccgcggcgccggcaaTGGCGACGGCTACATGTTCGGCGCGCAGCCGCGGCAAGGGCTAGAGCACCAGAGCCAGCTCTTCTCCCAAGGGGAACCCCTTCAGTCCAGTGGCGGGTGGGCGTCGTCCGCCCGCACTTGGCTAGACCCTCTCGCCGCGATCCACCAGCCAGCGGCAATGGCTGGGCAGATCGGGTTCAGCCATCTggttggcgccggcggcgggttcATGGGGTTCCTCGCGCCGGCAGCGGCCCAGCGGCTCCAGAGCGAGGAGGAGCAAGGAAGCGAGGCGATGAGAGAGTGA